The Stieleria sp. JC731 genome has a segment encoding these proteins:
- a CDS encoding DUF11 domain-containing protein: MLSIAIAFACFGGCSRLRLPAVDPTGRRIFNPLPTTTELALPGAGGECKLGNCLKKLGDPLNLQPFKLPEPAFTQPTNPPACITPPAIAPSTTVPQGTIGVPPTGNCNTQPCVNGPACPGDCLNGPPAILIGNETGLRNGCCLPNRGKRGCILLTPQKIVAPVGGEVILLSGICGEGGYLQMGEPLEWMLTPDSVGTFIQVGDDDPGLVHKLARIKKAEKHDPSYAFGVTSTKRVKITRGNMNPNDDIQLEKGQTWISISSPSEGTSHVTVLAPDSECWDQRKATATIYWVDASVQFPKNEILPAGQPVTLTTRVTRSEGALPARGWKVIYRSLHPELGLFQSPAGGSPKAEVIVDQDGNAPVQLIPVPGTSGTATIEMTVVRPGGDIDNMPPLELFKGHTFVTWSAPQLLLETVGPEVASFGTPFKVVARVSNPGDQTAQNVRVILTLPQGVRAQDTESDFVQNLPNALVWNIGDLPAKQQIDLSADVVTESSMVLPFEARADGGLVSTSTVNVDVYRPSLVLTVTPREASHIAGQPVEFEIDVTNTGTRPLENVQLFAQGDSEMLHQESNSKLVKLQKNDGPLQPGQTWSDALVAFVPLSAGRRCIDVEVTADGGQRAAEQSCVTVINQPVATPSLAVTLDGRSRMSVGGQELFRTVVVNDGQVPLDNVQVTLAYDPQLQPVSATEQYLGNRQAMGQFMLQWVIPRLEPQTSETLEAVFSAIATNQRSSLVLAAVSQQGARASKRLDFEILPSAVQQPQTPPSRPNLPPGRPGPTIPDASNAPAPAQPAPQPQPTQPAAEPKALGLVLTGPTTRVIVNQPIRYELRVTNPSDLPDSNILVKFNLPNAVKVRRVVQRIDPNNGVASMNENGGSVYIEIRTLRGRETLVYDIVLESNQPQTFQISAEALSENKEFGARSTVRTEVVPQP, from the coding sequence ATGCTCTCGATCGCGATTGCGTTTGCGTGTTTTGGCGGGTGCTCCCGTCTGCGGCTTCCCGCGGTCGATCCCACCGGACGCAGGATCTTTAACCCGTTACCGACGACGACGGAATTGGCTCTGCCAGGGGCTGGTGGCGAGTGCAAATTGGGCAACTGCTTGAAAAAGCTGGGTGATCCCTTGAACCTGCAGCCATTCAAGCTGCCCGAACCCGCATTCACGCAGCCAACCAATCCGCCAGCGTGCATCACCCCGCCCGCGATCGCCCCAAGCACGACAGTGCCGCAAGGGACAATTGGGGTACCGCCGACGGGCAACTGCAACACGCAGCCATGCGTCAACGGTCCTGCGTGCCCCGGCGATTGCTTGAACGGTCCTCCCGCGATTTTGATCGGGAACGAGACCGGCTTGCGCAATGGTTGCTGTCTTCCCAATCGCGGCAAACGCGGTTGTATCCTTTTGACACCGCAAAAAATCGTCGCACCGGTCGGTGGCGAGGTCATCTTGCTATCGGGGATCTGTGGCGAAGGCGGATATCTGCAAATGGGTGAGCCATTGGAGTGGATGTTGACGCCTGATAGCGTCGGTACGTTCATCCAAGTCGGTGACGATGACCCTGGTTTAGTGCACAAGCTTGCGCGAATCAAAAAGGCCGAAAAGCACGATCCATCGTATGCGTTTGGCGTGACGAGCACCAAGCGGGTGAAGATCACGCGGGGCAACATGAACCCCAACGATGACATTCAACTTGAGAAAGGCCAAACCTGGATCAGTATCAGCAGCCCTAGCGAAGGTACGAGCCATGTCACCGTTTTGGCTCCAGATAGCGAGTGCTGGGATCAGCGAAAGGCAACGGCAACGATCTACTGGGTCGACGCGTCGGTTCAGTTTCCGAAGAACGAAATACTGCCAGCTGGGCAACCGGTAACGCTGACCACTAGGGTCACGCGTAGCGAAGGTGCGTTGCCGGCGAGAGGCTGGAAAGTCATTTACCGTTCTCTACACCCTGAACTCGGGTTATTTCAAAGTCCGGCCGGTGGGTCACCGAAGGCCGAGGTCATTGTCGATCAGGATGGCAACGCGCCGGTACAACTGATCCCAGTGCCAGGGACATCCGGTACAGCAACGATCGAAATGACCGTTGTCCGGCCCGGGGGCGATATCGACAACATGCCTCCGCTGGAATTGTTCAAAGGTCATACGTTTGTAACTTGGAGCGCCCCACAGCTGTTGTTAGAGACTGTCGGACCTGAGGTCGCGTCCTTCGGCACACCCTTCAAAGTTGTCGCACGCGTTTCCAATCCGGGTGATCAAACGGCTCAAAATGTTCGAGTGATTTTGACGCTTCCACAAGGCGTGCGGGCTCAAGATACCGAATCGGATTTCGTACAGAACTTACCCAACGCGTTGGTTTGGAATATTGGAGATCTGCCTGCGAAACAGCAGATCGATTTATCGGCGGATGTTGTCACCGAATCATCGATGGTGCTGCCATTTGAGGCCAGAGCCGATGGCGGTTTGGTTTCGACAAGCACCGTCAACGTTGATGTCTACCGTCCGTCCTTGGTTTTGACCGTCACGCCGCGAGAGGCCAGTCATATCGCTGGTCAGCCTGTCGAGTTTGAAATCGATGTGACGAACACTGGAACAAGACCACTGGAGAATGTCCAGCTATTCGCCCAAGGTGACAGCGAAATGCTGCACCAAGAAAGCAATTCGAAACTGGTCAAGCTGCAGAAGAATGATGGTCCGCTACAGCCTGGACAAACTTGGAGCGACGCTCTGGTTGCTTTCGTTCCACTAAGTGCCGGACGTCGATGCATCGATGTGGAAGTCACAGCCGACGGCGGACAACGTGCGGCCGAACAGTCCTGCGTGACCGTTATCAATCAGCCCGTCGCGACGCCTTCATTGGCAGTAACGCTTGACGGTCGATCACGGATGTCCGTCGGTGGGCAGGAGCTATTTCGAACGGTTGTTGTCAACGATGGGCAGGTTCCTTTGGACAACGTGCAGGTCACATTGGCCTACGACCCTCAGTTGCAACCGGTCAGTGCGACCGAGCAATACTTAGGCAATCGGCAGGCGATGGGGCAGTTCATGTTGCAGTGGGTGATTCCGCGATTGGAGCCGCAGACGAGTGAAACGCTGGAAGCGGTGTTTAGTGCGATCGCGACTAATCAGCGAAGTAGCCTTGTCCTGGCCGCGGTCAGCCAGCAGGGGGCTCGCGCGAGCAAGCGTCTGGACTTCGAAATTTTGCCTTCGGCGGTGCAGCAGCCGCAAACACCACCGAGCCGCCCGAATTTACCTCCGGGGCGTCCTGGACCGACGATTCCCGACGCCAGCAATGCGCCTGCACCGGCCCAGCCAGCTCCACAACCGCAGCCCACACAGCCTGCGGCCGAACCGAAGGCGTTGGGATTGGTTTTGACAGGTCCGACAACACGCGTCATCGTGAACCAGCCGATTCGCTACGAACTGCGTGTGACCAACCCGTCAGACCTCCCCGATTCGAATATCTTGGTGAAGTTCAACTTGCCCAACGCAGTAAAAGTACGCCGCGTTGTTCAGCGAATTGATCCCAATAACGGCGTCGCCAGCATGAATGAAAACGGCGGCTCGGTTTACATCGAAATCCGGACCCTTCGGGGCAGAGAGACTTTGGTTTACGACATTGTCTTGGAATCCAATCAGCCTCAGACTTTTCAGATCTCTGCCGAAGCGCTTAGCGAAAACAAAGAATTTGGGGCCCGATCGACGGTCCGGACCGAAGTGGTTCCACAGCCCTAA